The following DNA comes from Solanum stenotomum isolate F172 chromosome 11, ASM1918654v1, whole genome shotgun sequence.
AGACAAGTATTTAAAGAATCATGAAGTATGTACAAATTGGGTTTCCTTACAGAATATGTACACACTTGTcaaaattgtttatatatagTAAAAGAAAAGGGAACTAATCAGTTTAGTACAAACAAGCATATTAACAacagtaaaataataaaatgcgTAGCTAAGCAGGCATAGTGGTTCGACAAATAAATgacctcaaaaaaaaaaaaaaaaaagcaatataaaataaacaaggggcattattatctatatatataaaatgaaaccaGGGAACTGGAATTTAGAACAGAACTTTGTGGTGACAAAGCATGGGATATATAACAAAAAACTTTGATTGGATGACAGCTTTTGTTatataagaattaaaaaaaataccaataAAGGTACTCATGGTGAGATCGATAAGATCATTCTTTTAATATTCTTAATCATAAGTCTCAAGTTTGAGGTCTAACTATGTAAAAAGCCTCATTTGAGAGTGTTCCCCTTTAAATGTGTTTTACAAAACACGAATTCATATTAATCGAAGTCCAATATGAATACCAGACACTGAATAAACAAGAActaaatagaaagaaagaaaaagatgtgGAAAGACAAGTTAATGGTTGAAGCATATGCTTAGAAGATCCTCCCTCCACCAACCTTTTTCTATAGTTAAATTAAACCATCCATACCAatccttctctctctctctgaatatcactcttcttcttcttctttttttccccttAATCCTTCTATCTTCTTTCAAAAATGGAGGATCACAATGATGATGAAGATGTTGATGATCACATATTATTATCATGAAGTGACAATTTCTTTTGGGCAACTACATATCCTTTGGCAAATTTAAGCACCATGCTTAAGATCGATTCAagactatttatttaatttagagatatatttgtgtttttgttAAGAGgaattttcttttctccttttcttgaAGTTTTCCAAATATAAATGCACATCATGTTATTCAAATACTGTTCTCTAAGGTGCAAGtctttaattagttattttccTTGGTTTTTATGTATCTTGTTTGATGTATCATTTACAATAGACTTAGtaataaaaggaaattaataTGTCTCAAGTCTCAATACTTAAATCTCCAATAATGTtttagatagatagatatatactgtcttatataaaaaaaaaaacaaaaaaactcgTGTCTAATTTTAGTCGTACATGATTAAAGTATATGTGAAAATTATCTGAAATCTCAATCACgtgtcttcttcaaatttcaacaattcaaCACTCAAATTCATTTCAAATATAGCCCAAATTTGAAACATAAGTTTCATATAACATTAAGTATAAACTCCAATTATTAATTCGTCAAAACAACAAATCTAACAAACTCATCTAGCACCATTTAAATTATATGCCTAGATTTCAATTATACATGACCAAAACAGACGTTAAAATTTGCTAAAAATTCAGACACGTGCATATGGAAAAAGTAAGTAGTTAATTCTATTTCGATTTTGTATTGCAATTCCCAGCTgccaaaaaaactaaaacagaGAAATGGATATGTAAACACAAAGCTAAAGGAACAAACATTTCTTCCATGTCAACATTCTTGAACTCAGACTGTATATTAACACTTTAGAAAAACTAAAACAGAGAAATGGATATGTAAACACAAAGCTAAAGGAACAAACATTTCTTCCATGTCAACATTCTTGAACTCAGACTGTATATTAACACTTTAGCTTctggaaatgaaaaaaacaaagatCAATTTCATTTCCCTGGAAGAAAGTTTCTGTGCATCCCTACCTAAAGATAGTGGTCACACACAGTATGTTCAAAATTGCCTGGGCTAGGAAAGCAAGTGTATATATAGCAACAGAGTCAGTTTCGGGAGCAAGAGTTTTGTGTCATGGACAGCAAACACTGACCAAGTATGCAACTGATGGAATCTCAATCTCATAGGATCAAATGCACAACAACACAAAAAATGATGCTAAAAGGCAGAGAACATCAAACGCTTCGTTTTCCAAATAGTGAAACCACAGTAAACAAAATCCAAATATCTGATGTTGCATGTTTATGCATATGTTTTTGGTGCTTGGACAGCAACGATGACCAAGTTGGTAAATGTTAATGTATATTCTAGTTAACTCATAATAACGGAGTGAACTAAGATTATTTTGAAAGTACTATGCTGAGGATACTCAAGACTGTTGTACAGATTTTATGTCATCATGATTTAAGTGATGCCCCTACTTTCACGAGGTCTTCAAGTGCCTTGGAGATCTGCTCCTCTGTCAATCCCTCCAGTCGGATGCCCCTTTCAACTCCGAGGTCTGTTACATATCAGAAGGTCCATAAGTATGTGAAGAATATGAGAGTACGAAATGGGAATAAACATCTCTTAGGATAACTCAGCAATTATAAGATGAGAATAAGAAATGTGAATAAACATCAGTTTGGATAACTTAGCACTCGAAGGTGAAATGAAGTTTGTCTTAGAAAAATCGAATTTGAACTTCATCAACTTTGTCAAAAATTCGAAATCTGAAGGCCAAATACATAGATAGCCCCATAAAGTTGTCACCTttatttcatttagacaccttaaTCACGATACTTATTTTTGAAACTGACACCTAAGTATATCTAAAATGCGTCTATTGAACACCTCAATGATGTTTCCAACCAAAAAGAGCACACAACATATGTGCAAAAATACCCAATTAAAGGACGACATGTGACTGTACTcattttactctctttttttccctatatttttctttcttctccacTTAACacccttcctttttttttatgtttgtcattttaattttcaaactcTGCTTACTATTTCCGACCTCTTCTTTATCTTACTACTTCTccacaaattttctttttcttccaaaaaaatctggtctttcttcaatttctttttcgtTGTTACCTCTTCACCAAAGATAAAAATGAGTTTACAAATTTTCATCTACACATGTAAACAAGGTAGAAGTACATTGACCAATTTTgcttcctttttaaaaaaaattgcagatagttcattttgcttattttgatataatcagTTTAAGAAGTGGAAATAACCTTAAGTCACTGCAAATGGGTTATTTATGTCTATAGTGGGGAACCATTAGAATTTAGAGGAATACAATGACGACTTGATGTACTTTATCAATAAGCAGAACCTATTTTTTGTTCCTAGGTTCCAAAGTAATTAATCGTGATTCTAGGATCAAGTTTCGGTTATAAAGTTTGTTTCGAGAAGTTGCAAGCAAGATTCATGTAGGTGGGCTTGTCCATCAGGCTTGTGGACTTTTGTGGTTCTATTCCTGAACTTTAAACTCTGGCTTAAATATAATGAGCCCGGAGACCAGAAACTAATTAATGAGAACCAACTGAATTTAAACCGatataaattttcattaaaaaaattgtttcataAAAACTGACAACACTGCTTTGTATTTTACTGTTTCCGTGTCCGTTGATGGAGTTCTGGCAATTAACtcaaataagagaaaagaagaaagaaaattgcaTTACACCTATTCATGTGCTAGACTCCAAGTGAAAACCCTCTTGTGCCACATTAGCGTAAGGTATTCAATAGACACATTTTAAACATAGTTTAGGTGTTTAATAGGTAACTATCTTAGTAGAAGTGTCTAAATGAAAGTATgagacaactttaaggggttgTGTATGTACAACAagaacatacccaatgtaatcccaTAAGTGTAGTATGAGGATGGTAGGATGTACATAGACCTTATCCCTACCTTTGTGGGGGGTAGAGAGGTTGACAATGTATTTGGTCAAATCTAATGACTTCATCAGCTTTGCTTTtgcaacttaaaattttaaagtattaCTGAAAGGATAAAGGATTAATGGCAAACACCTAAAAGACCAAACCACTAGCGAATTTTATCTAGTATACTCAAATTTTGATCATTACCACTACTTTCTCCTTTCTTTCATTCTCTTCCACAAAGACCACCACTTCACCACCAAACACCGACTTTATGAAACCCAACTGAAACGTTTTCCAAAATTTAGCTATGAATCAGCCGCTTTGTCCAAGAAAAAAGTCTCCAAATTGGTGACTGTCTGCAAGTTTGACTTAGCCTGAGAAAACGTTGCATCTTCCCAAAAAATCAGCTTCTTCCCCTTCAGGAAATAGGTCGTGATTTTTCTTGGGACTTTTTGAGGAGAAAATGCGTATCGGCACCAGTCCATGACAAATTCTGGTTGTGACAATTCATCAAGGGATACTACTTCCACTTCAAACAAGAATAGCGAGGTGATAGGTTGTATGTAAATGACTTTTCCAGACAATTTTAGAGGGcaacttatgtattttctcttaaaCTTTTCATGTGTGAAATTTAACATCAATGTCGTAACCAGATCATCTGTTAGCCATGTACTAATCCACATACAAGTTATGAGTTTTAAGTAAAACAGCAACTTACTGAGATATAGAAGTGCATAAAATAGGACAATTTTTCCTCATAAttgaaccaaaaaaaatgtaacaaGCAAAAAATGTCTAATACCAATCATATACAATGAATCAAagactcatttttttttaaacaagaattcaaagACCTGCTTCATTTACCCCATTCAAGGCCTAAATacgaaaaatgaaaaacataaaCTAAGTAAAtcttactccctccgtttcaattagAAACCTCTAATTCCAATTTTGGTATATTCTACGCAACTTTAATCTAAGACCACAAAACTCAAAAGTATTCACTATTTTCATAAACTCCGagtcaagtcaaaaccagacaaataaattgaagttgGAGGAGAATTACCATATCTGGCCCAAAGCTGGGGCTGGATGGAAGTAGCCTCACGAATCAAAATAGGCAATTTGGGGTTATGAGTCTTGAGATCTGTGTAATTCTTCTCAATAAACGACCTGTTGAATATCAAAcaaattagataaaaaaaaaatgttgtgaaATAGGAAAAACAATAGAGAAATTAAGCAGAAACCTAGTTGCAGCGCTTTCAACAGACGACGGAGAAAAAAGAACACGAAGCTCCTTCAGATTACGAGATAGATTTGCTCTCCAcgccattttttcttcttaattttaagCTTTCCCTTCAACTATTTTGTGTTGTTCTTAAAATGTTAGTTTTGGGCCATATCAGTTGGACCAATTTATCATGGGCCTTTTTCATTACATAAGGACCATATAACATGACAAACTTTTTTAGAAATGGACCTTCGTCGCTCGTCAGGCATAAGTGCTAACTTAATTTTAATGTATACATAAATTAGTTTTGCTTATGGGACGAGAGTTTGGAATATTGAGCACGTTTGTTGtactaatttgaatttacaACTTATGCTTGACAGACAATAGAGATCAATTTTATAAGTTTTGTCAATCGATAGGTACACACAAAATTCAAGGCCATAAGATGTAAGTCATTTTTGTAAATCACTCGAAAATTTCCCTGTCTAATCATAGCAATTTGTAGCTATGGTCCGAGTATACTCATTGTATATAAGTGTGTATAAAAACGCACGGATTATACACACATTATAACGCATAATGCAGATTTTTAGTCATCCTTATTTACTGATTTTCATACTTGAcccaaaaacaccaaaaaatgaAACTCTGCTACAACTAATCCACATTTGTAACACGAAAATTAGTTTTGTAATCTTCAACAAATGCACTTGAAAAAGTGTGGAATGGTTATAATACCTAATCCATATGATCATTCATCAACTCCCTTTATCCTAATCATACTAAAAGTGTTCAAATCTCCTCCattttttttgcatatataAATTCACAATCAATTCATTgttttcatcaaattcaaaagaaTCATTTTTGAAGCATCAAACCCCAAAAACATCTCCTCCATATCATTAATCTTTGTACACCAAATGACAACCTCCAATTCCAACCCTTTTCAACTCAAATCCATATTCACATTCCTTGTCATTCTAGCTCTCACAATCACCTCCACCACCTCAGCACGTAGAATCCTCGATGAGGAGCCCATCGTTGCACCAGACGCTCCTGATGATACTAATGAGAGTACCCCAGCTTCAGGATTATCTACAGGTGTTGGTGCTGGTATTCCAGCACCAGCAGGTGTTGCAGCACCTGCAGTACATGCAGGTGCTGAACATCCTGCTACAGGTGCTGGTGCTGGTATTCCAGCACCAGCAGGTGTTGCAGCACCCGCAGTACATGCAGGTGCTGACATTATTCCTGCTACAGGTTCTGGTGCTGGTATTCCAGCACCAGCAGGTGTTGCAGCACCTGCAGTACATGCAGGTGCTGACATTAATCCTGCTACAGCTGGTGCAGGTGAAGATGATCATATCTTTTCATTCTTCATGCACGACATTCTAGGAGGATCAAATCCATCAGCAATAGCGGTAACGGGTATAGCAACCAACCCATCACTAAGCGGACAAGTCCCATTCGCTAAGCCAAACGGTGCAGTTCTAGCAGTAGACAACGGTGTTCCTGTCAACAACGGAAACAGCGGAATcatcagcaacaacaacattccTTTTCTCACTGGCCTAAGCGGGACAACTCCCAACGTAGTCCAAAACAACGgtaacaataacaacatcatCGGTGGAGGAAACGGATACCCTGCCTTAAACATGGCTCAATTAGGATCAGGAGTAACATTCCAAAAACTCATGTTCGGTACACTGACTGTATTTGACGACGAATTAACAGAAGGTCATGAACTCAACTCAGGGTTAGTTGGAAAATCTCAAGGATTTTACATTTCTAGTTCAGAAGATGGAAGTAGTCAAACAATGGCATTTACAGTAATGTTTCATAGTGGAAGTTATAGTGATAGTTTGAGCTTTTTTGGGGTTCACAGAGTTAGAGTTTCAGAATCACATCTTGCTATTATGGGTGGAACTGGAAAGTATGTAAATGCTAAGGGATTTGCTACTGTCAAGACATTTCCGGCTGCAAATCAAGAGACAGATGGTGTGGAGACTTTGTTACATATTACTGTTTATCTTGCTTATTAATTtgtttgtaataatttattgcTTTTGTATTAATTGTTGTGTTTTGTTTACATGTTTTATTGTATGAATTTTGTTATTGAGCAAGCGTGTATTGGTGATGGCATTGACGGAGCTAGTGTGTATGTTATGGTTTCGATGAAAAATTGgtaattttaattcaaaattttgtatctaGAAGACTCAATAacgtaaaaaaattataatcccAAATACATAAGATTCGAATTCTGACTCCATCGGATGTGCTAAACCAAAACCACCAAATTACTAGCTTCTACAATTTTTTGAGTCCAATATCAACTTGTCTTACAAAAGCCATGTTTTTGTACGGATTCTCtttattattctttattattttagggtgaagtttaatttttatcccTCAAATTAGTggggttttggtttttttttttcttgtttctcatCTAGTGAAGAATTGTCCGTCAAAGTAATCTTAATTATGACATAATTTTACAAGGCAAAAAGGTTTAAGAATTCTTATCCGACATAAGTTGTGTAGTATCTAAATCATAATGCATAAGTTTAGAAAACGTTGTCTTGTCTTGTATAAGTTTAGGAAGACATAACTTTGTGGATTGTGAAACTCAACTTATGTCTTGCAAGGCATAACTATTTGTGGGTAATGAACTTCTTAAgacatattattttaaaatcgaACTTAAGTCTTATAAGGCATAATTTGTatcttgcaatttttttttatgtcaacgATATTTTTGAGCTCTTTGTTattacttaaaatattaaagaacaaaaattaaaaacaatcgAAGAGGTTTCGTGCGAATGACCATACAAAAGTTGCTTAAGAATTTAGATGGGCTATTCATAAATATTGCCCAAAACGCCAAAACAATTATGGAAACTTATGTATATAAtatagatttatatatatatatatatatatatatatatatacatatattgtatattagATAACTTAAATGCTTGAAATGTAATTATAATGTGataaaagatatattttgattaaaaagaATATTGAACCGAAATTTGTATTTAATGTAGAGTTTAGTATTAAGCCTTTTTTCAACTATAAATCTGACCTCTgctattgtttgttttttttgctATATAATTCTCTCTTTTTGATTGGTTTAGTTACTGCAAAGTAAAGGTGTGAAAATGGTGGAAATagaaatttggtatgaaaatgaaatataagaGAACGAAATTGGAGAATTTGATATGAAAGTCAAAGAGTAGCAATGTTGGAGAATTTGGTGAGAAAATAAAGCTTAAGAGAGGTAATAGAGAGTTTGATTGTGTTATTCCAAGTAACAATCAAACCTTTTTCAAGTCTTCGTGTTCgttcacactatttttttaaaattaaaataattgcaGGGTCATTTTTACATATTGTTCATTACAATGTGTTTTAACGGCGGTTGAAAAAAACATTACAATCTTATTATAAcggtttttaaaaatagtaatattttcatcATTAGTAAATACGATCTTTTTTATTGTATAAAGTGGTGGTTCTATAATATAACTCATACATTCATATTTAAACTTTGTCCTAATTTTACACATATATGTGATTTCTTGAAAGTTGTGGAAGTGAttaatctcaaaataaaaagagtatGATACGAAATTAATTAGTTAAGGGTACGTGGTGCTTAAGCAGTAGAAAGAGTAGGTCATAGGGGAACGGTTGGGAAGTTCTTGGTGGAGTTAGAGTTCAATATTGGCCTActcttatttattaattatgattaggAAATAAATAAAGGTAGGTCAAGTTATATATCTCATCGGtcagttaaaaataataattatatttatcagttaaataaataaaaatgtatattttatttatattaaatatttattgtttatgtatatcatttactaatatataaaaacataaatttattactATCGATTTTTTAGCTTATGTATTGTCAATTTGTAGTCACTAGAGTGCAATTCTACTTCAAAAAAAGTCAGGTGTTTGGTATGTTAAATCTCTGGAATCTTCTACCTTCTTCTCAGTATTTATAGGTTACATTATTAGgctaagataaaataaatatgttgttAATATGATGATGCCTTTCAAAACTTATTATAACTTTTTGAtctaatttattcattttatttttctttttagtctattttaaaaaaaaatatctatttttgtATGGTCACTCTTAGTTTCcaatttttacatgttatatttAAGATTACAAAATTAAAGACCATTTTAGTACATtctatatattttagtttttgattataaaatttaaaaagtcttatttatttttctaaaactctataccaaatcaaaatcaaataaataaattaaaatgaattgaTCTAGTATATCTTTATTGCAATTTGTACAACTTACATGTGtcatctatttttgtttttttagttaTCAATATAGAATTTTTATGAAACTCACCTCAAATTCCCATAATCATCCAAGTATTGTTACTTCATATATTGTCCATGTCTTAAAGTTTAAgctaggggtgtgcactatttggattaaattgaataactaaattaaatttaacaaaatttttattgggattggttttttggttttttggtttttcggattggttttggcttaataaattactttgtttgattttttggtttagtttcggattttaaaaaataaaaaccgaaaaaactgaattatatatataatgtttaggtttagaattaagttggagttaaccacttttgcCCCTTTTTGGTTACTGCCTTTCATGATGAttacgtttatattttatgctttaattacatctataataggtatatttataagtattgtgttttaagttttacttatgatttattttagaaagaatatttaagggattaaatattattactttggttatatatgttattaagtattgacataaccgaataaccaaatcgaaaaaAGCCAAACCAAATAgaggaaaaccaaaccaaaccaaatttattttggatcggattgcgttatacttttacaaaaccaaaaatctAAACCGAATAGtataaaaccaaaccgaaaaaccgaatgtACACCTTTAGTTTAAgctgacaaaaaaaattaaaagaaacagGTAACCATCGAATTCGACCTAGCTATTAAATATGGTCGAAAAATAAatgacttttcaaaaataaatcaaatataaatataatatattcatcTAATCAATACTTATTTGTCTACTTACCATTTTTTACtatgagtttttttaaaaaaaaaatctgaactTGCTTTGACTTTTTAGcttatcattttatttgactatataaataaaataatatgaatatttatattattcgtcgatcaacttattttttatccttattaaatTTAGgtgaataaataatttattattcacttatatttaatttgatcCGCTAGATCTTTTACCACTCCTAAGTCCTAATCATAACTACTCATTTTTGTGTTTAACAAAAATGCATGTTTGTTAATTTGATATCATTTCTtctgtataataataataattacagtTACACTGTAAATAATCAACCACCATAAtgtaaaagaaacaaaaaataagaggTGAAACACTAAGTCATGAAATTAATAAACCAAAAGAAATGTAAAAAGACGGAAAAAGAAAGGCCCCATAGCTTTATTAGCGTGCTCAAACATCAAATTATTTCAGTACGACCCACGTATTAATGCAcattatttatatgtattaataTTATCTTATTTAATTAGAAGTTGGATATAAAACTGTAGTAATGAAATATTAGtttatatcaataaattataaattatgatgGAATAGTTGTGATTTCTTCGCATGTAATCAATAATCAGGTTTGAGCCTTCATAAATGAAAACAAATCTTATTAAAAGTACCAtcttcaaaaaaagaaaaaacttatattacttgaatttcaaattttatcaaatttcaaTACGAATATTGAATATCGAACAAGAAAATCCGGCTCTTTCCGTCCAGAGGGGCAAAGGGATAAGAAAAATTTCAAGGACAAGAAATTCCTTTCTAGGTAGTTAGTTGGATATACGTCTGTATTTGTGACCCTACcaaaatatttaagagaaaactAATAAAGCAAAGTTGATTATTTGAAGATTAactatatttatatgttttccaaTATATATTCGAGTACTTATTATTTTCTGTCGATACTATTTTCTTGCTCCATTATTTTAAcatgatttctttattattttatttatttttcatacttattttattattttgatatgttttatttGAGCCTGAGGTTCATCGGAAATAACATATCTACCTTCAGGCTTCACAAGGTAGGGTTAAGGTTGTTTACATTAGTGGCAGAGCCCTTATTTTCATTAAAcatgttcaaaatatgaagaactAAAGACACAAAAAGACCATGAAAATTTAACAtctattgaatatatatatatatatatatataaaatttatactttatatatacgacctatttttttgtcaaaattaaaGGAATGAACCCCTTGCTTTCATCTGTCTCTTTCATAGCGTACACACCCAGCCACCCTCTCAGGTCTCATTTATGAAATTAccattgaatatattattgttatcgCATAGCTTTAAACCTAACTCTACCTTACACTTTTTGTTTTCCAAtagttaattttttgtttttcactttCTGATGaaggaaaggaaagaaaaatctTATACTTTTTGACAAGTACAAAACTTTATATAATTAATCATGACTATGTGGacccaaaatcaagaaaattttaaCACAAAATCAGTTAAAGGATTGTgtttagtgaaaaaaaaatggatcaCACAGTCAACtttgataaaattattgtaATGCTAATCACTAAGCAATCTCAGAATGTAATTATGATACCAACCTTTAATATccacttaaatatttaattacttaaaagAAATTGGCCCTACCAAAGGAGAACACATTATCCCCATTTTTGCAAGTATAATCATTACAACCATTTGCTAAAAACCATAAAGTTAAGGGTATATTAGCAGTATTTCCCTTTTTAAAGATAGTTAATTACTTTCTCCGATCTATTTTAGCTACCGTGTTTGCTAAATATTATGATCtaaataattagaatattaaaaatttaagatataattaattattaatttttatttttatttttatttaataaatatgaaaatagatTAATGTGGTAAAGAAAGAGTAGTATtgataacaaaatcaaaaagatattttgatcaaagttttaatttttactttttaatggacatacaaataaaaaatatgataagaaaTAAATCGAGGAAGTAGGTCCACAAGTAACTATTCTGGATAAACTTCATGTGGTCTAGAACTAATGGAATTAATTTACTCCAAAATCTTGACTTAAAGTTGTGCATTTGACATTTTGATCCAAAATTATGTGTTTGGTTGTTGGAAAAGCTTTTCTAGTTGATTTGTGGAAAAAAAAGTTGACAATACAAAAATTTTAACTACTTTTGAATGATTTATTTActcattatttcaaattttctgaatatttttttcacctTTCAAATTAAGTAGGTATTTGTAGAAATACGTAATTGATATGTGAATTATTGAATTTGTATGCTTATGAGAAAACATGCAATGTTTAGTTTGTCTAAGCCTTGCTACTTTATTTTAGAcacttcaattaattattttcgagaaatatttcaaagacttATGTGTATTCAAATGTCAATTAAAGGTTCATGActtgataattaattttaaacttaGCAATATTATATGTCAAAAATGTTCCTCTTCAATTTTGGGGAGTGACAATAATATTGTagaaataaacttttttttcctCCCAAAGAAAATGTCAGTATGATGCAAAAAGTTGCAAAAACAATTTAATATTGAAGATTAAATATATGGAGTACATAGCTGTGTGATTCT
Coding sequences within:
- the LOC125844660 gene encoding NADH dehydrogenase [ubiquinone] 1 alpha subcomplex subunit 2-like, translated to MAWRANLSRNLKELRVLFSPSSVESAATRSFIEKNYTDLKTHNPKLPILIREATSIQPQLWARYDLGVERGIRLEGLTEEQISKALEDLVKVGASLKS
- the LOC125844672 gene encoding dirigent protein 10-like isoform X2 — translated: MTTSNSNPFQLKSIFTFLVILALTITSTTSARRILDEEPIVAPDAPDDTNESTPASGLSTGVGAGIPAPAGVAAPAVHAGAEHPATGAGAGIPAPAAGAGEDDHIFSFFMHDILGGSNPSAIAVTGIATNPSLSGQVPFAKPNGAVLAVDNGVPVNNGNSGIISNNNIPFLTGLSGTTPNVVQNNGNNNNIIGGGNGYPALNMAQLGSGVTFQKLMFGTLTVFDDELTEGHELNSGLVGKSQGFYISSSEDGSSQTMAFTVMFHSGSYSDSLSFFGVHRVRVSESHLAIMGGTGKYVNAKGFATVKTFPAANQETDGVETLLHITVYLAY
- the LOC125844672 gene encoding dirigent protein 10-like isoform X1, producing MTTSNSNPFQLKSIFTFLVILALTITSTTSARRILDEEPIVAPDAPDDTNESTPASGLSTGVGAGIPAPAGVAAPAVHAGVAAPAVHAGADINPATAGAGEDDHIFSFFMHDILGGSNPSAIAVTGIATNPSLSGQVPFAKPNGAVLAVDNGVPVNNGNSGIISNNNIPFLTGLSGTTPNVVQNNGNNNNIIGGGNGYPALNMAQLGSGVTFQKLMFGTLTVFDDELTEGHELNSGLVGKSQGFYISSSEDGSSQTMAFTVMFHSGSYSDSLSFFGVHRVRVSESHLAIMGGTGKYVNAKGFATVKTFPAANQETDGVETLLHITVYLAY